A region of the Aethina tumida isolate Nest 87 chromosome 3, icAetTumi1.1, whole genome shotgun sequence genome:
aagtaaaagtAACTAATATTCAGTATGGTGAGATAGTGAGTATTGTACGTGATATATTCACATTAAGATTGATTGATTATGCTAACAAGATCTTCAAAGAACCCGTTAATTAGTTAGAAATTGTATATGAATAATTCATCGATATCTAATTATTCCGTTTCacgagtctttcaaaaagactttGATTTAACATCTATTGTAAAATTACCACCGATTACCCGTTACCACATATTATCTATTCACGTATTTATTAGTTCAAGCAAAACAATTGTCAATCTAGCGTTCGaccttcatttatttttgttccatGGTGACATTCGTCGCGAATAAAAACATAACGAAGATCAAAAATGTAGACATACATTTGGCTTTTGACATCATGTATCAATTGTTCACTCACCCATATTCATGTCTTTTAGTTCTCGTCAAATTACTATATGAAAAGCTGGACACTCCACTGCCTAAAATCACCTCTTTAACTTTCTACCTTCAAAATTTGCATTTCAAACAACTTCAACttacaaataattagaaatgtaaataatttctcGCCACGCattgtacaaaaattttcCCACTAATGAATATTTGTTGCTTACTCAACGGCTGTTTGAAGATTAACATAGTCACAAACGAGGAGCTCGGGAATTACGACGGTCCATCGAAAACCGCAGAAATCTTATCATTTTGATGTGTAATGATGAATAAAGAGAAATGTGTGATTAAATTAGTTagtcacaaaatataaatcattaattttaaaattaaattacagtatatttttagtactttGTGCAATCACTATtataatagtatttaattGAATCTTTTAATGCGTTcagcttattattattatttatatttttaggacTGGATGCAACTCGACAACATTCCTCGTAccatatattttgtttgttcaaaAAAGTTAGGGCTACAGTcttatggaaaaaaatataattacataaaggaatttataaaacaccagcctaaaatttaataatgctcTAAAATAATGAAGCAgctttaacaaaattgatatttgagcacaaattgaatcaattttttattaaatttcttatttatttttctacctAATCTCCATTTACACACTTCTTCCATCGATGCTCCCATCTCTCTCCTCCGTGATTGCCTCCTCATTTGACGAAAATATCTGTCCTTCGAGAGcagttttttaatgaattcgcTTGGGGCTAGATCTGGTGAGTAAGGGGTTCAAACCGTAATTCGTAGATTTTTGGCTCAGATGTGAGACGTCTTAGAGTGCCTTGGTGAAACAGGATTTTTTTTGCAAATGTGGCCGTTTTTTTGCAATTTCTGCTTTCATCTTGTCAAGTAATGATACATAGTATGCTCCTGTAATAGTTCTTCCTTTTTGAAGATAACCAATTAAGTTAACTCCATAACTATCCTAAAAAAACAATCGCCATCAGTTTCCTAACCGAAAAAAGCAGATTTTGCTTTTTTAGAGGCTGTTCCTCCTTTGCAATCCACTGTTTTGACTGTATTTTTGTTTCGGGCGTATAATGGTTTCATCTACAGTAATTAATCAGCGCCAAACTCGGGTTTATAGTGCCTAAACTGCGCCAACTGCGTTGGAAATGTTTCGAATACGTTTTTGGTATAACATGAGCAAACACGTCATTCAACGCGCGGAAAGCTTTCTCATGTCTAAATCTTGATTTAATATGTGACAGACACGCTCTTTGGACATTTTCATTAGCTCTGTACCTCTTTCACTTTTATTCGGCggtgatttaataatatttggtgAACCTTAGCAATGTTATCGTCAGTAGTTGCAGTTTTTGGACATCCCGAACATTCATGGACTCCCAAAATTTCACTCTGGTAAATGATGGGGCAGAGTTCTCATACACAGAGTCCAACTCATCTTTGATTTGCGTAGGCAATCAATAGTGtcaatcattattatattaatcgctgcgaaacaatctaaagataaacataaaaaatacatataagtaCACCTTTAAAGTTAGTTGCTTCATAGGTGCAATTGTAGATTTAAATCCATGTTACAGTTTTGAAAGTAAATCAATTCTcaaaccaaaattaataattaggtaTATGGCAAATAATATTCatcattctatattttataggttttgGAATTAAACTAcgaattttgataaatgttgTTTATGCCGACAATCTTTGACGATgatattgaaatgaaagtggGACTGTAGCTATTCCAGACGGTGgtatattcatttaaagcCAATAATTCGCCCTATATCAAACTCCATGCTACTAAAATTGGCACTATTTCgtacaaacttttaaaaacaataaaaatgatattttattatatgaatttatacACACAAAAAACCTTTCCATAGAACAATCTTCAAAATCTAATATACGTCCATATGAAAAGTAAAAATCATATGGACGtatttttgttctattttctatgttttgcttttataattattttttagggcTGAATGTAACTCCACGTTTTTCGTGACGTGCATTTTGCTCGTCCAAAAAGCATCTCCATCGCCATAGGAAAAAAaagtctaatatttatttaattatgctcTAAAATAATAGAGCGGCTCtaacaaaattgatatttgaaCTCAATCAATTgcataaatagttaaaatttgtgtaagattcaattgtaattatattaatcggTCTGAAACAATCGAAGGATGAAcacaaaaattacttataatagACTTATCTGCAACTTTAGGTTTAAATCAGTggcacatttttaaaagtaaatcaattctcaaattaaaattaataattatattagaagTAATATGTGTTATTCTATATACTGTaggttttgaaattaaactaCGAATTTTGACGtcgaatttatttatgtgatcGTTCgagttgaatattttaataagctgTTGTTGATTTTCCTTAAGCACAAGCTTCTTTCTCTACACACTTCCATTCTTGGATAGTGGTGTTGAAATGAAAGAGGAAGCACAAATTGGGTAAGTCCTACTGTAAACAACTGGTTAGCATTTGTACGAATGTGGTCAAACCACACTTCTAAAATTAGCACAATTACGTACAAACttataaacacaataaaaatgatatttcattatatgaatttaatacttacaaaAATTGCACGAAAAAAAAGTATAGCACAAAATCTTTTCGACAAACAACcttcaaaatgtaataattattcgtCTTCATATGAATGAGTTTGTTTTCTATGTCACTCAATATGTCTTAactaacattataatataGCAATCTAAATTTGTCgacaattaatatcaatataactGTCTTatgagaaaaaacaaaaagtcgAAGTGACAAAAATGGACTTTTTATCTCTTAACTAAGATTCCCTCCATTAACCTTATCCTTATACAAAATATCCTGTCAAGTTTTTTAagggaaacttagttttttttggattttatattaagcagcaaacaagttattaattatagtagTTGACcttgtttattatacaatgtaaattttgcataattaaaatttattataaacaaataacacaaatggtattttaaatttatttaaaaacgtgTACTTTCGTTCCAGAATTACAAGCCAAGGAACTCTATGagaatatcttatttttaattgacataAATCATGTATCGTATATAGCCTATCATGAATACGACCACATAttctcagtttttttttaaatgtgaataaaatttgtttattaaatgaataaaaaaatgtagtaaataatagttctttaaatatcaaaactaATCAAAAGTTCTGTAATTTGAAACATCTCAAAAACGGttgtaataatcaaaattaatcaaattttgtgCACAGGATACGAAGAGCTTAAtaggtttaaaaaatattcagtagtGTAGAAAATAGGGGGAGGAAAAGAGGGGAACCCTTCAAAAACTACGCTATTATCtcattatggaaaaagtttattttattgaatcgtGAGTACGTATTTTAGGACAAtactttccaaatttaaataggATTAGGCCaaaggaaatatgaaaaaaaaaatatttagatacacttttttatgaaatttgatatgGCCCTATTTTGAAGGATGTTTACACTAATGACACTAAcaccatattttatgttttaatcaatttattaaaaaataaaaatcacgaATATTGGTTAATAAATCTTATCACGTCATCAGTGTATTTGTcaatatttgtaaacaaaGAACACTGTTGAATATCACAGCTACCACTAACTCTTGGTGCAATGCTCATAattcctttaaaataatatttaccatCAGTTTGTCTGAAAACCAGAGCACCTCCAGTGTAGCCTTCACATAAAgcgttacttaaaaataaaaatttatgtaaaagataatattaaatgtttttattattattattattttatgtacttaCTGCTATTGAAATAGCCAGCACAGAATTTATCGAATTTAAAGTATAGTCTAACAAATTCTGTGGGTAATCTTGTCTTGCACAATGCATTATCTTCATATGGAATGTTAAACTCATATAATTCAGATGGTTGTCCACCACTTTTGGTGTAACCCCAACCAGTTAcctatatcaaatttaaaaatgtatttctaaattttttattacttacaaCTCCTAATTCTCCAGGTTCCAAAGTCAAAATATAGGatttatcaaaacaaattGGTTGAACGTGCTTAGATATAGCGAACGGTGTCTCTGCTTGAATCAAAGCTATATCACCAACATAATAGTTTAGAGAGCCTTTGTAAATCTCCGGATACCAAATTTTCGAAACCTGCGTAtctttaaacagttttttacaTCTCTGATCTGCGAGTAAATAGCATTGGGGTGGTCCAAGGTCCGATAATACTTTCCTACCGTTaccttaaattcttttatatccGTAAATACAGTTGTGTGACCGATTGTTTCAGTTGCAACGCAATGAGCAGCTGATAAATGTTGGACGCCTGTCAGTTGATCATGACCATGGTGTTTAAATTACCCTcaatataattcttttatttaacaatgaaGTGCTACTTGCCAGGGATAGTCTCCAATTAACACTTTTGTACCTCCGAAAGTTGTTGAGATTTTACTGTCTTTTGGCCGCACACTAAAATCCTTTATTAGTTTCTcttgtataaatttgttaattgaacGGACCTAGTGTACATTTGGGTGTAATACTTCAAGAACCACATGAACATTTACTCCAAGGCTCACGCCTGTATTTTCATAAAGGGCTTCACATGTGAAATGTAGTAGAGTACCCTCAATAGTTTTTCCACAGGCCCTACTTTTATTCTTATTCGtgcattgttattgttattaacttGAGTTTTAACTCAATTCccgaattataaattaaaaaaaagtaactaGTATTCAGTATGGTGAGGTATTATATATTCCTACAATCATCGATAcctaatgtataaaattatattcatgtCTTTTAGTTCTCGTCAAATTTCTATATGAAAAGCTGGACACTCCACTACCTAAAATCTCCACTTTAACTGTCTACCTTTGAAAATAGCATTTCAATCAGCTCAACTTACAAATAActagaaatgtaaataatttctctCCACCcattgtacaaatattttcccACCAATGAATATTTGTTGCTTACTCAACGGCTGCTTGAAGGTTAACATAGTCACAAACGAAGAGGTCGGGAATTACGACGGTCCACCGAAAACCGCAGAAATCTTGGGATTTTTGTAGTTGTCATATCATTTTAATGTCCATTGCTgggtaaaaaaatgtatgaataaattagtaaatgttAGTTAACGATTCCCCAAAATATAAACCATGaactttagaattaaattacagtttatttGTAAGTTGTGAATTAatcttaatcattttaatatgattcattaattaccataaaagcaaaaattgtttgttttgtgtGAACGAATTCAGCATGCGCATCCACTAATTGTAGACATACTATTGAATCAAAATGAAAGTGCTTGGCTTCTATTTTTTAGTGCTTATAATTCTTTGTGCAATTACtagtatttaattgaatatttcaatgcgtttggattattattattaattatatttttaggacTGGATGCAACACCACAACATTTCTCGTGCcgcaacaaaaattttattgttcgtTAAAGACTCTATTGAatcaattgtataaataattaaagattcacaaaaataatagagttttaatccacggttcagttttgaaaaaaaatccattCTTAAaccaaaatcaataattatatggcaaataatatcatttattttgtacattgtAAGTTCTGGAATTAAACTACGAATTTTGACGACAAATTTGTTTGTGCGATTTGCAAAGTACCTGACTCGGGAATAGAAAAATATGGaagcaatatttaaaaggaTTAGCCTTTACCAGAGAATCAAATATGCAGTTCCGACTATACCATATTAGTTTtggaaaatttctaattataccccttttattttaaaggagTTGAATGCAAATTGTATAACTCAAATGCCAACATTGTTATacttttctttgaaaattacaattactttCATATTATGTTTTTGTGTAAGCAACCTGTCACGTTTATTAAAAGGAATTactaaaaactgtaaaatagtttgaaagaagttgtaaataatatatagaaaCGAATGGAATTACGACGTCCATTTGAACAAATTCTGTACCTGCTGCCttaattacattgtaaggacttcttgtgtgttatttataaacagtattcgaaatattactaaatatattatttttctcataCTCTATAAGTCGTTTTGCAATATTGGATATTGGTATTCTACTTTCGTATATGTCGTGGTcgatatttcagtttattttgtgagtataaaaattatactcagtgacattgaaaataaaacacttagatccaatagtaaaaattccagtaaatttattaaataatattaataaaaatcacggGAGGGGAACCCTCCAAAAACTACGCTATTATCtcattatggaaaaagtttattttattgaatcgtGAGTACGTATGTTAGGACAAtactttccaaatttaaataggATTAGGCTATaggatatgaaaaaaaaaaaaaaatttaaatttaggagCAGTATTTACTTTAGGAATATATTTAGATacacttttttatgaaatttgatatgGCCCTATTTTGAAGGATGGCACTAAcaccatattttatgttttaatcaatttattaaaaaataaaaatagaaataaaaatcacgaatattgattaataaatcttatcaCGTCATCAGTGTATTTGTCAATATTTGTAAACAGGGCATACTGTTGAATATCACAGCTACCACTAACTCTTGGTGCATTGCTCACAATTCCTTTCACATAATATTTGCCATCAGTATGTCTGAAAACCAAAGCACCACCAGTGTCACCTTCACATAAAGccttatctaaaattaaaagtcaaaGTTTATGTATAgataatattgattgttttttattattattttgtgtacTTACTGCTATTGTAATAGTCAGCACAGAATTTATCGAATCCAAAGAATAGTTTAACAAAATCTGAGGGTAATCTTGTCTTGCACAATGTACTATCTTCATACCGAATCGTAATCTCATGCAATTCATCAGATGGTTGTCCACCACGTTGGGTGTAGCCCCAACCCGTTAcctaattcaaatataaaaacctatttctaaaattgttattatactAACTGTAATAAAACGCAACACCCAGAACGCATCcagataatttcataaaatttggtatacaagTGGGtacctattaaaataaaaaataattaaaatttcaagtcaaTCGGAAAACATATTGTCagttttttgttcttttttcttcatatcttTAAGGTATTTCAAACAAGCGTGTAACTAGTGTTTGtcacaattcattttatttagtaatttatactaaatgcTTAGAGTACGTAGAAGAAAGAATTTTAGCCTATTAAGCGAGTTTGATAAATATGAGGAGGGCAGAAGAAGTAGAGCAAGAAGTTCCAGAAGATCCAGAGCTATCATGTAGCCACAAGACCGTCGTCATAGATTATTAGCTCTAAGGGACGGGATGAGTTCAGTGTGGATGATTActgatgaattttttgccGATGAAGGTAGACCAATTGGTATTCAATCTGTTTGCCTCCGAACAAGGTATTTTGGCCTACGGATTTTTCGCCCTTTTCTGGTCTTAACTCTAACAGCAAACCGTAGACGCCAACATAGTGACTGGTGTATGTGTGTCAACAGTGgaatgacaataaaaaaacgaCGACGTGGAGAAAAACGTCATCCTCGATTTGCTGTGGAGTCAAATTCATAACACTATGGGTTTAATGGTATGGAGTGTTATTGCTTATGGTCACCTTCAGTTTTCGTTAGTGACAATATGACGTCCCAGCGATATGTGGACGACATTTTGGAAccttgttttaatttctacaTAACAAGAGATTTCAGTATAATTTTTCAGCAATATAATGTCTGTCAACATATTATCAGGAATACATTAAACCTCCTAGAAGCCTTCCAGGTTAATTTACTGTCTTGGTCATGCATATCTTCAAATCTTTCCCTAATCGAACATCTGTGGGATATGATGGGGCGACGCTTAAGGAATTTACAACACCCTCCACAACTCTTAATGAACTAAAACGTCAGATTCCGTTTGTGTGGTATGAGATACTACaagaaaatgtcgataatCTCATTAGATGCCActacatttgtttaattttttagttaattattattatgtaacaggttaatgtttttctaaaaagattgaataaatcaattatttctagGTGTTGCGTTTTTTCTTCACACAGTATACTTACAACTCCAGATTGTCCAGGttctaaaatcaaaatatttgaattatcaaAACAAATTGGTTGAACGTGTTTAGACATAGTGAATGGTGTCTTTGCTTGAAGCAAAGCTATATCACCAATGTAATAGTTTAGAGAGCCTTTGTAAATACTCGGAAACCAAATTTTCGAAACCTGCACATATATAGTTGAATAATAGTATAGTTTATGTATTGtttcaaatgtattttacaTTACTGATTTGTACGTAAATATCATCTGGGTGGTCCAAGGTCCGATGATATTTTCCCACTGCAACCTTCAATTTTTCCATAGGTTCAGTAGCAATGCAATGAGCAGCTGAAATATTGATTGCTTGACAATTAGTTATTCATCAACATCGTGTTTAAATTACCGGTTAATATAATCCTTTCATTTAACAATGATCCGccacatatatttataaaagatccgtcaatatttttaaaaagtgccACCTGCCATGGATAGTCTCCCTTTACAGTTTTTTCACCTCCCACCGAAAGTTTTATACGTTGTGCAGTCTTTTGGCCGCACACTAAAATTCATCATTACTTTCTGTTATAtaagtttgaaatttgaacttaCCTGGTGTACATTTGGGTTCATGATTCCAAAAACCACCTACACAGTCACTCCAAAGCTCCAAGCCTGAATTTTCATAAAAGGGTTCACATGAGAAATTTAGTACTGTACCTTCAATAGCTTTTTCACAGTCCCTAGTTTTATTCTGATATGTGCATTTAACTGTCATAGATTTTGATGATGATATTGATTTGCAAgattctgaaaaataaaattgtaaaaataatttacgaattaataaattctaaaatgtaCGTTTGCATTCCAGAGTTTCATTCCACTCTCCATGAAGACAAG
Encoded here:
- the LOC109594398 gene encoding coagulation factor IX-like isoform X1, yielding MRGKTLFIFLVILILGSGVSSFSNRNLTRTKRFENDDDCILPNHPENGKLYLHSGSYVPMSVVSTGTLIRLECDDGYGLTSDKMYSTCLHGEWNETLECKQSCKSISSSKSMTVKCTYQNKTRDCEKAIEGTVLNFSCEPFYENSGLELWSDCVGGFWNHEPKCTPVCGQKTAQRIKLSVGGEKTVKGDYPWQVALFKNIDGSFINICGGSLLNERIILTAAHCIATEPMEKLKVAVGKYHRTLDHPDDIYVQISNVSKIWFPSIYKGSLNYYIGDIALLQAKTPFTMSKHVQPICFDNSNILILEPGQSGVVTGWGYTQRGGQPSDELHEITIRYEDSTLCKTRLPSDFVKLFFGFDKFCADYYNSNKALCEGDTGGALVFRHTDGKYYVKGIVSNAPRVSGSCDIQQYALFTNIDKYTDDVIRFINQYS
- the LOC109594398 gene encoding coagulation factor IX-like isoform X2; translation: MRGKTLFIFLVICSGVSSFSNRNLTRTKRFENDDDCILPNHPENGKLYLHSGSYVPMSVVSTGTLIRLECDDGYGLTSDKMYSTCLHGEWNETLECKQSCKSISSSKSMTVKCTYQNKTRDCEKAIEGTVLNFSCEPFYENSGLELWSDCVGGFWNHEPKCTPVCGQKTAQRIKLSVGGEKTVKGDYPWQVALFKNIDGSFINICGGSLLNERIILTAAHCIATEPMEKLKVAVGKYHRTLDHPDDIYVQISNVSKIWFPSIYKGSLNYYIGDIALLQAKTPFTMSKHVQPICFDNSNILILEPGQSGVVTGWGYTQRGGQPSDELHEITIRYEDSTLCKTRLPSDFVKLFFGFDKFCADYYNSNKALCEGDTGGALVFRHTDGKYYVKGIVSNAPRVSGSCDIQQYALFTNIDKYTDDVIRFINQYS